The following are from one region of the Stenotrophomonas lactitubi genome:
- a CDS encoding acetyl-CoA C-acyltransferase codes for MTKQIQDAYIVAATRTPVGKAPKGMFRNTRPDDMLAHVLRSVVAQAPGVDVNRIDDAIIGCAMPEAEQGMNVARIGVLLAGLPNTIAAQTVNRFCSSGLQAVAQAADAIRLGNADLMLAGGTESMSMVPMMGNKIAMAPSVFDNDHVAIAYGMGITAEKVAEEWKVSREDQDAFALASHQKAMAAIQNGDFKDEISPYEIISHQPDLADGKRIITRNKVADTDEGPRPDSSAEGLAKLRPVFRNGQFGGTVTAGNSSQMSDGAGAVLLASEQAIKDYGLTPLARFVSFSVAGVRPEVMGIGPIAAIPKALKQAGLTQDQLDWIELNEAFAAQSLAVIRDCGLDPSKVNPLGGAIALGHPLGATGAIRTATLLHGLRRRQQKYGMVTMCIGTGMGAAGIFEAL; via the coding sequence ATGACCAAGCAAATCCAGGACGCCTACATCGTCGCCGCCACCCGCACCCCGGTTGGCAAGGCGCCCAAGGGCATGTTCCGCAACACCCGCCCCGATGACATGCTCGCCCACGTGCTGCGCAGCGTCGTCGCGCAGGCACCGGGCGTGGACGTCAACCGCATCGATGACGCGATCATCGGCTGCGCGATGCCGGAAGCCGAGCAGGGCATGAACGTGGCCCGCATCGGCGTGCTGCTGGCCGGCCTGCCGAACACCATCGCCGCGCAGACCGTGAACCGCTTCTGCTCCTCCGGCCTGCAGGCCGTAGCGCAGGCGGCCGACGCCATCCGCCTTGGCAATGCCGACCTGATGCTGGCCGGCGGCACCGAATCGATGTCGATGGTGCCGATGATGGGCAACAAGATCGCGATGGCCCCGAGCGTGTTCGACAACGACCACGTCGCCATCGCCTACGGCATGGGCATCACCGCCGAGAAGGTCGCTGAAGAATGGAAGGTCTCGCGCGAAGACCAGGACGCGTTCGCCCTGGCATCGCACCAGAAGGCCATGGCCGCCATCCAGAATGGCGACTTCAAGGACGAGATCAGCCCGTACGAGATCATCTCGCACCAGCCCGACCTGGCCGACGGCAAGCGCATCATCACCCGCAACAAGGTGGCCGACACCGACGAAGGCCCGCGTCCGGATTCCTCCGCTGAAGGCCTGGCCAAGCTGCGTCCGGTGTTCCGCAACGGCCAGTTCGGCGGCACCGTCACTGCCGGCAACTCCTCGCAGATGAGCGATGGCGCCGGCGCGGTGCTGCTGGCGTCGGAACAGGCGATCAAGGATTACGGCCTGACCCCGCTGGCCCGTTTCGTCAGCTTCTCGGTGGCCGGCGTGCGTCCGGAAGTGATGGGCATCGGCCCGATCGCCGCGATTCCGAAGGCGCTGAAGCAGGCCGGCCTTACCCAGGACCAGCTGGACTGGATCGAGCTCAACGAAGCCTTCGCGGCACAGTCGCTGGCGGTGATCCGCGATTGCGGCCTGGACCCGAGCAAGGTCAATCCGCTGGGCGGGGCGATCGCCCTGGGCCACCCGCTGGGTGCGACCGGTGCGATCCGTACCGCGACCCTGCTGCACGGCCTGCGTCGTCGCCAGCAGAAGTACGGCATGGTGACGATGTGCATCGGTACCGGCATGGGCGCGGCGGGCATTTTCGAGGCGCTGTAA
- the galU gene encoding UTP--glucose-1-phosphate uridylyltransferase GalU: MSKRIRKAVFPVAGLGTRFLPATKTVPKEMLPIIDRPLIQYAVDEAIEAGCDTLVFITNRYKHAVADYFDKAYELEQKLERAGKHEQLELIRHVLPEGVRAIFVTQAEALGLGHAVLCAKAVIGDEPFAVLLPDDLIWNRGAGALKQMADLNEASGASVIAVEDVPHDKTASYGIVATEAFDGRKGRISQIVEKPKPEDAPSDLAVVGRYVLSPKIFELLEQTRTGAGGEIQLTDAIAELLKTDEVDAYRFEGTRFDCGTHLGLVEATIRFALDNPKLAGPAREKLTAMLAE, translated from the coding sequence ATGAGCAAGCGCATTCGCAAGGCAGTATTTCCAGTAGCAGGTCTGGGCACGCGTTTTCTTCCGGCGACCAAGACGGTGCCAAAGGAGATGCTGCCGATCATCGATCGGCCGCTGATCCAGTACGCCGTGGATGAGGCGATCGAAGCGGGCTGTGACACCCTGGTGTTCATCACCAATCGCTACAAGCACGCTGTCGCCGACTATTTCGACAAGGCCTACGAGCTCGAGCAGAAGCTCGAGCGCGCGGGCAAGCACGAGCAGCTCGAATTGATCCGCCATGTGCTGCCGGAAGGCGTGCGCGCGATCTTCGTCACCCAGGCCGAGGCTCTGGGCCTGGGCCACGCGGTGCTGTGCGCCAAGGCGGTCATCGGTGACGAGCCGTTTGCTGTGCTGTTGCCGGATGATCTGATCTGGAACCGCGGCGCGGGTGCACTGAAGCAGATGGCCGACCTCAACGAGGCCAGCGGCGCCAGCGTCATCGCCGTGGAAGACGTGCCACACGACAAGACGGCCAGTTACGGCATCGTCGCCACCGAGGCGTTCGATGGCCGCAAGGGGCGTATCTCGCAGATCGTGGAGAAGCCGAAGCCGGAAGACGCACCGAGCGATCTGGCGGTGGTGGGTCGCTACGTGCTGAGCCCGAAGATCTTCGAGCTGCTTGAGCAGACCCGGACCGGTGCCGGCGGCGAGATCCAGCTGACCGATGCGATCGCCGAACTGCTGAAGACCGACGAAGTTGATGCCTATCGTTTCGAAGGCACCCGTTTCGACTGCGGCACCCATCTGGGGCTGGTCGAGGCGACGATTCGTTTTGCGCTGGACAACCCGAAGCTGGCCGGCCCGGCGCGGGAGAAGCTGACGGCGATGCTGGCGGAATAA
- a CDS encoding polysaccharide biosynthesis protein produces MSSPWRDRILGLMPRTAIVCHDLFMVWACWQLLHAGRYSILADAPALPLWNVDTTLVLALQGLVFWRIGLYRGLWRFASVSDLLNIFKASFIGLIAIVLVLAWKRFNGVPMSVLVIYPFALSALLGAPRLLYRAWKDYQSLQSDSSARRVLILGAGQAAETLVRDLRRSGNFEPVGLLDDAPHLRGAKLQSLPILGTLDDAPAVARETAAKLLVIAMPSLDAVGMQRVVAICESTGIPFRTVPKLSDILQGQSLPGQLKEVAIEDLLGRKPIMPDWNLIRGWLGGRTVMVTGAGGSIGSELCRQCARHGAGRIVLLEISELLLLTIEGELRRSFPDVEIEAVLGDCGDPAVIRHALSLHPVDTAFHAAAYKHVPVLERQLREAVRNNILATENVARACLEARVEHFVFISTDKAVDPVNALGASKRYAEMICQSLDQKSTHTRFVTVRFGNVLASAGSVVPLFREQILKGGPVTVTDPEVSRYFMTIPEACQLILQAAASASHGAIYTLDMGEPVPIRVLAEQMIRLAGKQPYKDIPIIYTGMRPGEKLHETLFYSDEDYRPTAHPKILEAGVRAFSRDVVLGNVPKLREAIARYDIDTIQEILFATMPEFSPIEQDAYISSAKVVPFPAREASRHQ; encoded by the coding sequence ATGTCTTCACCCTGGCGGGACAGAATCCTCGGTCTGATGCCGCGTACGGCCATCGTCTGCCACGACTTGTTCATGGTATGGGCCTGTTGGCAGCTGCTGCATGCAGGTCGTTACTCGATCCTTGCCGACGCTCCCGCATTGCCGCTGTGGAACGTGGACACCACGCTGGTGCTGGCGCTGCAGGGCCTGGTGTTCTGGCGTATCGGCCTCTATCGCGGGCTGTGGCGCTTCGCCAGCGTCAGCGACCTGCTGAACATCTTCAAGGCCAGCTTCATCGGCCTGATCGCCATTGTTCTGGTGCTGGCCTGGAAGCGCTTCAACGGCGTGCCGATGTCGGTGCTGGTGATCTATCCGTTCGCACTGTCGGCACTGCTGGGCGCGCCGCGCCTGTTGTACCGGGCGTGGAAGGACTACCAGTCGCTGCAGTCCGATTCGTCCGCGCGCCGCGTGCTGATTCTCGGCGCCGGCCAAGCCGCTGAGACCCTGGTGCGCGACCTGCGCCGATCCGGCAATTTCGAGCCGGTTGGCCTGCTCGATGATGCACCGCACCTGCGTGGCGCCAAGCTGCAGAGCCTGCCGATCCTGGGCACGCTGGACGACGCACCGGCGGTGGCCCGGGAGACCGCGGCCAAGCTGCTGGTGATCGCCATGCCCTCGCTGGATGCCGTTGGCATGCAGCGCGTGGTGGCCATCTGCGAGAGCACCGGCATTCCGTTCCGCACGGTGCCCAAGCTCAGCGACATCCTGCAGGGTCAGTCGCTGCCGGGCCAGTTGAAGGAAGTGGCCATCGAAGACCTGCTTGGGCGCAAGCCGATCATGCCGGACTGGAACCTCATCCGCGGCTGGTTGGGTGGGCGCACGGTGATGGTCACCGGTGCCGGTGGCTCGATCGGGTCCGAGTTGTGTCGCCAGTGCGCGCGCCATGGTGCCGGTCGTATCGTGCTGCTGGAGATCAGTGAGCTGCTGCTGTTGACCATCGAGGGCGAGCTGCGCCGCAGCTTCCCCGATGTCGAGATCGAAGCCGTGCTCGGTGACTGTGGCGACCCTGCGGTGATCCGTCATGCGCTGTCGCTGCACCCGGTCGACACCGCCTTCCATGCGGCCGCCTACAAGCATGTGCCGGTGCTGGAGCGTCAGCTGCGCGAAGCCGTGCGCAACAACATCCTGGCCACCGAGAACGTGGCCCGCGCCTGCCTGGAAGCCCGCGTCGAGCACTTTGTGTTCATTTCGACCGACAAGGCGGTGGACCCGGTCAATGCGCTGGGCGCCAGCAAGCGCTATGCGGAGATGATCTGCCAGAGCCTGGACCAGAAGTCCACGCACACCCGTTTCGTGACCGTGCGCTTCGGCAACGTGCTGGCGTCGGCCGGCAGCGTGGTGCCGTTGTTCCGCGAGCAGATCCTCAAGGGCGGCCCGGTTACGGTGACCGACCCGGAGGTCAGCCGCTATTTCATGACCATTCCCGAGGCCTGCCAGCTGATCCTGCAGGCGGCCGCGTCGGCGTCGCACGGGGCGATCTATACCTTGGACATGGGCGAGCCCGTGCCGATCCGGGTGCTGGCCGAACAGATGATCCGCCTGGCGGGCAAGCAGCCCTACAAGGACATCCCGATCATCTACACCGGCATGCGCCCGGGCGAGAAGCTGCACGAGACGCTGTTCTATTCCGACGAGGACTACCGGCCGACCGCGCACCCGAAGATCCTGGAAGCCGGCGTACGTGCGTTCTCGCGTGACGTCGTGCTGGGCAACGTGCCCAAGCTGCGCGAGGCGATTGCCAGGTACGACATCGATACGATCCAGGAAATCCTGTTCGCGACCATGCCGGAATTCTCGCCAATCGAACAGGATGCTTACATTTCTTCCGCTAAGGTTGTGCCCTTTCCGGCACGTGAGGCCAGCAGGCACCAATGA
- the ndk gene encoding nucleoside-diphosphate kinase, with amino-acid sequence MALERTLSIVKPDAVAKNVIGEIYARFEKAGLKVVAAKYKQLSRREAEGFYAVHRERPFFNALVEFMISGPVMIQALEGENAVLAHRDLLGATNPKEAAAGTIRADFAESIDANAAHGSDSVENAAIEIAYFFAATEVVSR; translated from the coding sequence ATGGCGCTGGAGCGCACCCTTTCGATCGTCAAGCCGGACGCCGTTGCCAAGAACGTCATCGGCGAAATCTACGCCCGCTTTGAAAAGGCTGGCCTGAAGGTCGTGGCCGCCAAGTACAAGCAGCTGTCGCGCCGTGAAGCCGAAGGCTTCTACGCCGTGCACCGCGAGCGTCCGTTCTTCAACGCACTGGTCGAGTTCATGATCTCCGGCCCGGTGATGATCCAGGCCCTGGAAGGCGAGAACGCCGTCCTGGCCCACCGCGACCTGCTGGGCGCCACCAACCCGAAGGAAGCCGCTGCGGGCACCATCCGCGCCGACTTCGCCGAATCCATCGATGCCAACGCCGCCCACGGCTCGGACTCGGTCGAGAACGCCGCGATCGAAATCGCCTACTTCTTCGCCGCCACCGAAGTCGTTTCGCGCTGA
- a CDS encoding TetR/AcrR family transcriptional regulator gives MAKPAHFSTKDRILGAAEELFAQHGFAGTSLRQVTSQADVNIAAVNYHFGSKENLVNEVFRRRMDEMTGARLAQLERARNEHPGQLRPVLAAFVEPALALAQDRQNGGAFVRVIARAYAEKNDNLRKFLSDHYGHVLREFGKAIATCVPSLSKEELYWRLDFLAGSLTYAMADFGLIKRPAGVTETAHRAHAAHELIHFAEAGFRAAARSGSTLPASIDSTQ, from the coding sequence ATGGCCAAGCCCGCCCACTTCTCGACCAAGGACCGGATCCTCGGCGCCGCCGAGGAGCTGTTCGCCCAGCACGGCTTTGCCGGCACCTCGCTGCGCCAAGTCACCAGCCAGGCCGACGTCAACATCGCTGCGGTGAACTACCACTTCGGGTCCAAGGAAAACCTGGTCAACGAAGTCTTCCGCCGCCGCATGGACGAGATGACCGGCGCCCGCCTGGCCCAGCTCGAGCGCGCCCGCAACGAACACCCCGGGCAACTGCGGCCGGTGCTGGCCGCCTTCGTCGAGCCGGCCCTGGCGCTGGCCCAGGACCGCCAGAACGGCGGCGCCTTCGTCCGCGTGATCGCCCGTGCCTACGCTGAAAAGAACGACAACCTGCGCAAGTTCCTGTCCGACCACTATGGCCACGTGCTGCGTGAGTTCGGCAAGGCGATTGCCACCTGCGTGCCCAGCCTGAGCAAAGAGGAGCTCTATTGGCGCCTGGATTTCCTAGCCGGCTCGCTGACCTATGCCATGGCCGATTTCGGGCTGATCAAGCGACCCGCCGGTGTCACCGAAACGGCGCATCGTGCCCATGCCGCGCATGAACTGATCCATTTCGCCGAGGCCGGATTCCGCGCCGCCGCCCGCAGCGGCAGCACCCTGCCCGCCTCCATTGATTCCACCCAGTAA
- a CDS encoding 3-hydroxyacyl-CoA dehydrogenase/enoyl-CoA hydratase family protein: protein MSNSLLVRRAAVLGAGVMGAQIAAHLTNAGVDTVLFDLPAKEGPADGIVLKSIANLGKLSPAPLASKSLAEAITPANYETGLEQLKDCDLIIEAIAERMDWKQDLYKKIAPFVADHAVLASNTSGLGINKLADVLPEQLRHRFCGVHFFNPPRYMHLAELIPATTTDASVLEGLEAFLVTTLGKGVVYAKDTPNFIGNRIGVFSILSTIHHTQQFGLGFDEVDGLTGPLVGRPKSATYRTSDVVGLDTMAHVIKTMGDTLPNDPWHEFFKSPKWLDALIAKGALGQKTGAGIFRKVGKDIVVLDLEKQDYRPADRAAAPEVVEILKIKNPAEKFAKLRESQHPQAQFLWATFRDLFHYSAYHLADIAETARDVDLAIRWGYGWSLGPFETWQAAGWKQVAQWIADDIVAGKSMSNAPLPDWVFDGRDGVHAAEGSYSPSRNAKLPRSSLPVYQRQRFPDPLLGEKFAPGETVFENDGLRMWHDGDGIAVVSFKTKMNTVSDHVLDGLQECVTRAEKDFQGLVIWQQKEPFSAGADLAGALGLLQAGKVDQFEEMVHNFQRTSQRIKYSLVPVVAAVRGLALGGGCEFQMHSAKTVAFLESYIGLVEAGVGLLPAGGGLKELAVRASQAAGPGGDVFAELKKTFETVAMAKVSNSAVNAQELGLLRSTDKVVFNSYEALYIAKAEARALAEAGYRPPLPARRIQVAGDVGIATFKMMLVNMLEGRFISPYDYEIAERIATVLCGGKVDRGTLVDEEWLLTLERKHFVELAQQEKTQARIAHMLKTGKPLRN, encoded by the coding sequence ATGTCCAATTCCCTGCTAGTCCGCCGCGCCGCCGTGCTGGGTGCCGGCGTCATGGGTGCCCAGATCGCCGCCCACCTCACCAATGCCGGCGTCGACACCGTGCTGTTCGACCTGCCCGCAAAGGAAGGTCCGGCCGATGGCATCGTGCTGAAGTCGATCGCCAACCTCGGCAAGCTGAGCCCGGCACCGCTGGCCAGCAAGTCGCTGGCCGAAGCCATCACCCCGGCCAACTACGAGACCGGGCTGGAACAGCTGAAGGACTGCGACCTGATCATCGAGGCCATCGCCGAGCGCATGGACTGGAAGCAGGACCTGTACAAGAAGATCGCCCCGTTCGTGGCCGACCACGCGGTGCTGGCCTCCAACACCTCGGGCCTGGGCATCAACAAGCTGGCCGACGTGCTGCCGGAACAGCTGCGCCACCGCTTCTGCGGCGTGCATTTCTTCAATCCGCCGCGCTACATGCACCTGGCCGAGCTGATTCCGGCCACCACCACCGACGCCAGCGTGCTGGAAGGCCTGGAAGCCTTCCTGGTCACCACCCTGGGCAAGGGCGTGGTGTACGCCAAGGACACCCCGAACTTCATCGGCAACCGCATCGGCGTGTTCTCGATCCTGTCCACCATCCACCACACCCAGCAGTTCGGCCTGGGCTTCGATGAAGTGGACGGCCTGACCGGCCCGCTGGTCGGCCGCCCGAAGTCGGCCACCTACCGCACCTCCGACGTGGTCGGCCTGGACACCATGGCCCACGTCATCAAGACCATGGGCGATACTCTGCCGAATGACCCGTGGCATGAATTCTTCAAGTCGCCGAAGTGGCTGGATGCGCTGATTGCCAAGGGTGCACTGGGCCAGAAGACCGGCGCCGGCATCTTCCGCAAGGTCGGCAAGGACATCGTGGTGCTGGACCTGGAAAAGCAGGACTACCGTCCGGCTGACCGCGCCGCCGCACCGGAAGTGGTCGAGATCCTGAAGATCAAGAACCCGGCCGAGAAGTTCGCCAAGCTGCGCGAGAGCCAGCACCCGCAGGCGCAGTTCCTGTGGGCGACCTTCCGCGATCTGTTCCACTACAGCGCCTACCACCTGGCCGACATCGCCGAGACCGCGCGCGACGTCGACCTGGCCATCCGCTGGGGCTACGGCTGGTCGCTGGGCCCGTTCGAAACCTGGCAGGCCGCCGGCTGGAAGCAGGTCGCACAGTGGATCGCCGATGACATCGTGGCCGGCAAGAGCATGAGCAACGCCCCGCTGCCGGACTGGGTGTTCGATGGCCGCGACGGTGTGCACGCCGCCGAGGGCAGCTACAGCCCGTCGCGCAACGCCAAGCTGCCGCGCTCGTCGCTGCCGGTGTACCAGCGCCAGCGCTTCCCCGATCCGCTGCTGGGCGAGAAGTTCGCACCGGGCGAGACCGTGTTCGAGAACGACGGCCTGCGCATGTGGCACGACGGTGATGGCATCGCCGTGGTCAGCTTCAAGACCAAGATGAACACCGTGTCCGACCACGTGCTGGATGGCCTGCAGGAGTGCGTCACGCGCGCCGAGAAGGACTTCCAGGGCCTGGTGATCTGGCAGCAGAAGGAGCCCTTCTCCGCCGGTGCCGACCTGGCCGGCGCGCTCGGCCTGCTGCAGGCCGGCAAGGTCGACCAGTTCGAGGAAATGGTGCACAACTTCCAGCGCACCAGCCAGCGCATCAAGTACTCGCTGGTGCCGGTGGTGGCTGCGGTGCGTGGCCTGGCCCTGGGTGGCGGCTGCGAATTCCAGATGCACAGCGCCAAGACCGTGGCCTTCCTGGAAAGCTACATCGGCCTGGTCGAGGCCGGCGTCGGTCTGCTGCCGGCCGGTGGCGGCCTGAAGGAACTGGCCGTGCGCGCCTCGCAGGCTGCAGGCCCGGGCGGTGACGTGTTCGCCGAACTGAAGAAGACCTTCGAGACCGTGGCGATGGCCAAGGTGTCCAACTCGGCGGTCAACGCCCAGGAACTGGGCCTGCTGCGCAGCACCGACAAGGTGGTGTTCAACAGCTACGAGGCGCTGTACATCGCCAAGGCCGAAGCACGTGCGCTGGCCGAAGCGGGCTACCGTCCGCCGCTGCCGGCACGCCGCATCCAGGTGGCCGGTGACGTCGGCATCGCGACCTTCAAGATGATGCTGGTCAACATGCTGGAAGGCCGCTTCATCAGCCCGTACGACTACGAGATCGCCGAGCGCATCGCCACCGTGCTGTGCGGCGGCAAGGTCGACCGCGGCACCCTGGTCGACGAAGAGTGGCTGCTGACCCTGGAGCGCAAGCACTTCGTCGAACTGGCCCAGCAGGAAAAGACCCAGGCCCGCATCGCGCACATGCTCAAGACCGGCAAGCCGCTGCGGAACTGA
- a CDS encoding lipopolysaccharide assembly protein LapA domain-containing protein, which yields MKVFRLLVLLAVLILGLIIGAVNMTAMSINLLFTQLNTSVGVALIAALLIGVVVGAGLVLVSVVIPLYSQLRRANKSAAAPSAPVAPSQSFDGR from the coding sequence ATGAAAGTTTTTCGTCTGCTGGTCCTGCTGGCGGTTCTCATCCTTGGTCTGATCATCGGTGCGGTCAACATGACGGCCATGTCGATCAACCTGCTGTTTACCCAATTGAACACGTCCGTCGGCGTGGCGCTGATTGCCGCCCTGCTGATCGGTGTCGTGGTCGGTGCTGGCCTGGTGCTGGTAAGCGTGGTCATTCCGCTCTACAGCCAGCTGCGCCGTGCCAACAAGTCGGCGGCTGCACCGTCGGCGCCGGTCGCCCCCTCCCAATCTTTTGATGGACGTTGA
- the lapB gene encoding lipopolysaccharide assembly protein LapB, giving the protein MEFVSEWFWFFLCLPLAALAGWVIGRRGGQRHGDNQVSHLSSTYFRGLNYLLNEQPDKAIELFLHIAELDKETFETQVALGHLFRRRGEVDRAIRLHQGLVNRQDLSDAQRVQALLALGEDYMKSGLLDRAETVFTELAQLDQRAPQALKHLIGIYQAERDWEKAIDNATRFEDVTGEPMGKLIGQFECELAERFRGAGKLEEARAAIARAYQADAMSVRAGIIEGRLETDAGNAEAAVRAFERAARNDPEYLPEVLPALMENYRKVGDLGGARAFLSEMTEHYRGIAPVLALTRLMEEQEGVAPARAYLGRQLKDRPSVRGESALIDLTLAEGADSTATLHDLKHITDQLLVRNPAYRCTRCGFGARTHHWQCPSCKEWGTVKPLLNYAVL; this is encoded by the coding sequence ATGGAATTCGTTTCCGAGTGGTTCTGGTTCTTCCTGTGTCTTCCGTTGGCGGCGCTGGCCGGCTGGGTGATCGGACGCCGCGGCGGTCAACGCCACGGTGACAACCAGGTCAGCCACCTGTCCAGCACCTATTTCCGTGGCCTGAACTACCTGCTCAACGAGCAGCCGGACAAGGCCATCGAACTGTTCCTGCACATCGCCGAGCTGGACAAGGAAACCTTCGAGACCCAGGTCGCGTTGGGCCATCTGTTCCGCCGCCGTGGTGAAGTGGACCGCGCGATCCGTCTGCACCAGGGCCTGGTCAACCGCCAGGACCTTAGTGATGCGCAGCGCGTGCAGGCCCTGCTGGCACTGGGCGAGGACTACATGAAGTCCGGCCTGCTGGACCGTGCCGAAACGGTGTTCACCGAACTGGCGCAGTTGGACCAGCGCGCACCGCAGGCGCTCAAGCACCTGATCGGCATCTACCAGGCCGAGCGTGACTGGGAAAAGGCGATCGACAACGCTACCCGCTTCGAAGATGTCACCGGCGAGCCGATGGGCAAGCTGATCGGGCAGTTCGAATGCGAGCTTGCCGAGCGCTTCCGTGGCGCTGGCAAGCTGGAAGAGGCGAGGGCGGCCATCGCCCGCGCCTACCAGGCCGATGCCATGTCGGTCCGTGCCGGCATCATCGAGGGCCGCCTGGAAACCGATGCAGGCAACGCCGAGGCCGCCGTGCGTGCCTTCGAGCGTGCTGCCCGCAACGATCCGGAGTACCTGCCGGAAGTGCTGCCGGCGCTGATGGAAAACTACCGCAAGGTCGGTGACCTGGGCGGCGCGCGCGCCTTCCTGTCCGAGATGACCGAGCACTACCGCGGCATCGCCCCGGTGCTGGCGCTGACCCGCCTGATGGAAGAGCAGGAGGGTGTCGCACCTGCCCGCGCCTATCTTGGCCGCCAGCTCAAGGATCGCCCGTCGGTGCGTGGCGAATCGGCACTGATCGACCTCACCTTGGCCGAGGGCGCAGATTCCACCGCGACCCTGCACGACCTCAAGCACATCACCGACCAGTTGCTGGTGCGCAATCCGGCCTACCGCTGCACCCGCTGCGGATTCGGCGCGCGTACCCACCACTGGCAATGCCCCAGCTGCAAGGAGTGGGGCACGGTCAAGCCGCTGTTGAATTACGCGGTGCTCTGA
- a CDS encoding MraY family glycosyltransferase: MPWLVMAALLGLALLSAALTWAARVYALRRQLLDQPGERRSHSVATPRGGGIAIVISLLVAAAVAACVWPDAAASLAVASLGLALVAGIGWWDDHRPLPAMRRLLVHFLAAALLAGLVKMHGGSWLLSLLVLFFTASLINIWNFMDGINGIASSQAVIVALGFAMVLPWPYSLVAIVLGLACLGFLPFNFPQARIFMGDVGSGALGYAVAVVLAVAAVHTDINWILLLLPLSAFLVDAGFTLLARMLSGQRWMEPHTQHVYQRAVQAGASHAQVTGMYFVLGLFSITVFNICTNLQPRWEAAVAVAWFAALTLLWLLLRNGLRHR, translated from the coding sequence ATGCCGTGGCTTGTGATGGCCGCGCTGCTGGGCCTGGCCCTGCTCAGCGCGGCATTGACCTGGGCGGCACGCGTGTACGCCCTGCGCAGGCAGTTGCTGGACCAGCCCGGCGAGCGCCGCAGCCACAGCGTCGCCACCCCGCGCGGTGGCGGTATCGCCATCGTGATCAGTCTGCTGGTTGCGGCAGCCGTGGCCGCTTGCGTCTGGCCGGACGCTGCAGCCAGCCTGGCTGTCGCCAGCCTTGGCCTGGCGCTGGTTGCCGGCATTGGCTGGTGGGATGACCATCGGCCGCTGCCGGCCATGCGCCGGTTGCTGGTGCATTTCCTCGCCGCCGCCTTGCTGGCGGGACTGGTCAAGATGCACGGGGGCAGCTGGCTGCTGAGCCTGCTGGTGCTGTTCTTCACCGCCTCGCTGATCAACATCTGGAACTTCATGGATGGGATCAACGGGATTGCCAGCAGCCAGGCAGTCATCGTTGCGCTGGGCTTCGCGATGGTGCTGCCCTGGCCCTATTCGCTGGTGGCCATCGTGCTTGGCCTGGCGTGCCTGGGTTTTCTGCCATTCAACTTTCCGCAGGCGCGGATCTTCATGGGTGATGTCGGTAGTGGCGCGCTGGGCTATGCCGTGGCAGTGGTGCTGGCCGTCGCTGCAGTGCACACCGACATCAACTGGATCCTGCTGCTGCTGCCGTTGTCCGCCTTCCTTGTGGACGCGGGCTTCACGCTGTTGGCGCGCATGCTTTCCGGGCAACGCTGGATGGAACCCCACACCCAGCACGTCTACCAGCGCGCGGTCCAGGCAGGAGCCAGCCATGCCCAGGTGACAGGGATGTACTTTGTTTTGGGCCTGTTCAGTATTACAGTGTTCAATATCTGCACCAATTTGCAGCCGAGGTGGGAGGCTGCCGTAGCGGTCGCGTGGTTTGCCGCGTTGACCCTGCTGTGGCTCCTCCTGCGCAATGGATTGCGCCACCGATAA